One genomic window of Solanum dulcamara chromosome 10, daSolDulc1.2, whole genome shotgun sequence includes the following:
- the LOC129870515 gene encoding indole-3-acetic acid-amido synthetase GH3.6-like, which yields MPEAPKNSPKANNFIVAEENKKALHFIEEVTTKADEVQKRVLAEILSQNANVEYLQRHADLNDKTDRETFKKVMPVITYEDIQHDINRIASGDKSPIFCSQPISEFLTSSGTSGGERKLMPTTEEELGRRSLLYSLLMPVMSQFVPDLEKGKGMYFLFVKSEAKTPGGLLARPVLTSYYKSPHFKNRRPDPYTNYTSPNEAILCPDSYQSMYSQMLCGLCQNAQVLRVGAVFASGFIRAIRFLEKHWSLLCDDIRSGTINAELITDSSVREAVMKILKPDPNLADFIEAECSKKSWQGIITRLWLNTKYVDVIVTGTMSQYIPTLDYYSNGLPLVCTMYASSECYFGVNLNPLCKPEDVAYTLIPTMCYFEFLPNHRNNGVMDSISAPKSLNEKEQQKLVDLVDVKIGQEYELVVTTYAGLYRYRVGDVLRVAGFKNNAPQFNFICRKNVVLSIDSDKTDEVELQNAMKNAVSHLMPFDAHVTEYTSYADTTTTIPGHYVLFWEINVNGSTLVPPSVFEDCCFTIEESLNSVYRQGRASDKSIGPLEIRIVEVGTFDKLMDYAISLGASINQYKTPRCVKFAPIVELLNSRVMSNYFSPKCPKWVPGHKQWNKMN from the exons ATGCCTGAGGCACCAAAGAATTCCCCAAAAGCCAACAATTTTATTGTTGctgaagaaaacaagaaagcTCTTCATTTCATTGAAGAAGTTACCACCAAAGCTGATGAGGTCCAAAAGAGAGTCCTTGCTGAAATACTTTCTCAAAATGCCAACGTCGAGTACTTGCAGCGCCATGCTGATCTTAATGACAAAACTGATAGAGAGACCTTCAAAAAAGTCATGCCTGTTATCACTTATGAAGATATTCAGCATGACATTAACCGCATTGCCAGTGGCGATAAATCCCCCATCTTTTGCTCCCAACCCATCTCTGAATTCTTGACAAG TTCTGGTACGTCGGGAGGGGAGAGAAAATTGATGCCAACAACGGAGGAAGAGCTTGGAAGACGATCGTTGCTTTATAGCCTTCTGATGCCTGTGATGAGCCAATTTGTTCCGGATTTGGAGAAGGGCAAAGGAATGTATTTTCTGTTCGTAAAATCTGAAGCTAAGACCCCAGGAGGACTATTAGCTCGTCCTGTTTTAACAAGTTACTACAAGAGCCCTCATTTTAAAAACAGACGTCCTGACCCTTACACAAACTACACTAGCCCAAATGAAGCCATTCTTTGCCCTGATTCATACCAGAGCATGTATTCCCAAATGCTCTGTGGACTCTGCCAAAATGCACAAGTCCTTCGAGTTGGCGCGGTTTTTGCCTCTGGCTTCATCCGCGCCATCCGCTTCCTGGAGAAGCATTGGTCCCTTCTATGTGACGATATTCGATCCGGTACCATTAATGCCGAATTGATTACTGATTCATCAGTGAGAGAGGCAGTGATGAAAATTCTTAAACCAGATCCTAATTTGGCTGACTTTATTGAGGCTGAATGCAGCAAAAAATCATGGCAAGGGATTATTACTAGGCTGTGGCTTAATACAAAGTATGTGGATGTTATTGTGACTGGAACAATGTCGCAGTATATACCAACTCTTGATTATTATAGCAATGGACTACCACTTGTATGCACTATGTATGCTTCCTCTGAATGCTATTTTGGTGTCAACCTTAACCCCCTTTGCAAGCCTGAAGATGTCGCGTACACCCTTATTCCAACTATGTGCTACTTCGAGTTCTTGCCAAATCACAGAAACAATGGTGTCATGGATTCTATCTCCGCACCCAAATCACTCAATGAGAAAGAACAACAAAAGTTAGTAGATTTAGTTGATGTCAAGATTGGTCAGGAGTACGAACTTGTTGTCACCACATATGCTG GACTCTATCGATACAGAGTTGGTGATGTGCTTAGAGTTGCTGGCTTCAAAAACAACGCGcctcaattcaacttcatttgcAGGAAAAACGTAGTCTTGAGCATTGATTCTGATAAGACTGATGAAGTTGAGCTACAAAATGCCATGAAAAATGCAGTGAGCCACTTGATGCCATTTGATGCACATGTGACCGAGTACACAAGCTACGCGGACACCACTACTACCATTCCTGGCCACTATGTCTTATTCTGGGAAATTAACGTGAATGGTTCAACCCTGGTCCCTCCATCAGTCTTTGAAGACTGTTGCTTCACAATTGAAGAGTCCTTAAACAGCGTCTATCGCCAAGGCCGTGCGTCTGACAAATCTATAGGACCTCTTGAAATCAGGATTGTGGAAGTAGGGACATTTGATAAGCTCATGGACTATGCCATAAGCTTAGGTGCTTCAATAAATCAGTACAAGACACCGCGATGCGTGAAATTTGCACCCATTGTTGAACTTTTGAATTCAAGAGTCATGTCCAACTACTTCAGCCCCAAGTGCCCAAAATGGGTTCCTGGACACAAGCAATGGAACAAAATGAACTGA